A window of Bacillus sp. DX3.1 genomic DNA:
TGGTGTAAGGATTAATGCTTGTGGTTTATTCTCTTCCCACTCCACCATTTCACAAAGCGGAATACCAAAGGATGCCGTCTTACCACTTCCTGTTTGTGATTTCACGACAAGGTCTTTTCTTTCTAGTGCAACTGGAATTACTTTCCCTTGCACCTCTGTTGGATATTCATATTTCAAGCTAGCAAGTGCTCTTACGATTTCTTTACTTAATGCATAATCTGCAAAACTTTTTTTACTCATGTAGTAACCTCATTTTATTTTATATTCTTTTATTTATTTTTCACCATCGTATAAACATCATATACGTTATTGCACCATATTTCATTATACTTGAGTCTACCTCTAAATCGGGATTAATATATATTTCAAAATAAAAAGCAGACTTATTATTAAGTCTGCCTTCTTATACTATACAGCTTCTTTCGTTTCCTTCAATACTTTCATATCAGAAACGGCTTCTGCATGTTTTACTTCATCAAATTCATTTTCACTCTTTGCAACAATCATTGTAGCAATTCCATTTCCAATTAAGTTTACAATCGCTCTTCCCTCACTCATAAAACGATCCACACCTAAAAGCAATGCTAATCCTTCTAAAGGAATAACCTTTAGTGCCGCTAACGTAGAGGCTAATACAATAAATCCACTTCCTGTTACACCAGCAGCGCCTTTAGATGTTAGCATGAGCACTAAAATAATTGTAATTTGCTGCCCAATCGTTAAGTCTACACCAAATACTTGTGCCAAAAAGACAACCGCCATCGATAAATAAATAGATGTACCATCTAGGTTAAAGGAATAGCCTGTTGGAATAACAAGGCCCACAACGGATTTTGAACATCCATATCGTTCCATCTTATTCATCATTCTTGGTAATACAGATTCCGAAGAACTCGTCCCTAATACGATTAATATTTCATCTCGAATAAACTTTAAGTAATTCCATAAACTAAATCCATATATCTTACAAATAATATTTAAAACGACAAACACGAATAAGAACATCGTAATATATACTGACATCATCAATTTTCCAAGCGGTACGAGTGAAGCCAGCCCGAAATGACCAATTGTGTAGGCCATTGCACCAAATGCGCCAAGCGGAGCTGCTTTCATTACATAACCAATAATTTTAAAGAATACATGTGAAAGTTTATCTAAGAAATCAATTACTGTTTTTCCTTTTTCCCCAAGGGCAGCCAGCCCAACCCCAAATAAAATTGAAAAGAATAATACTTGTAAAATGTCACCCTTAGCAAATGCATCAACCATATTAGAAGGAACAATATGAGTCACAAAATCAATCCAATTAATACCTTGGCCCCCGCCTTGTGTGTATTGTGAAACATCACCTTTTGCAAGTTCGTTAAAATTAAGACCTTCTCCTGGCTTTATAACATTTACGACAATTAACCCAACAATAAGTGCAAATGTTGTTACAACCTCAAAATAAATAAAGGCTTTTCCTCCAACCTTACCAACCTTTTTCATATCTCCCATTTTGGCAATACCAAGTACAATTGTTAAGAAGATAATCGGTGCAATTACCATTTTTACAGCATTAATAAATGTGTCACCTAATGGCTTCATCTCTTTTCCTACGCTTGGCCAAAGAAGACCGACTAACACACCTAGTGCAATCGCCGTTAATACTTGAAAGGTTAAATTTTTGAACAGTCGTTTCACCTTCAACTTTTCTCCCCCTTTTTTTTGAAAACTTTCCCATCC
This region includes:
- the dctP gene encoding C4-dicarboxylate transporter DctP, whose product is MKRLFKNLTFQVLTAIALGVLVGLLWPSVGKEMKPLGDTFINAVKMVIAPIIFLTIVLGIAKMGDMKKVGKVGGKAFIYFEVVTTFALIVGLIVVNVIKPGEGLNFNELAKGDVSQYTQGGGQGINWIDFVTHIVPSNMVDAFAKGDILQVLFFSILFGVGLAALGEKGKTVIDFLDKLSHVFFKIIGYVMKAAPLGAFGAMAYTIGHFGLASLVPLGKLMMSVYITMFLFVFVVLNIICKIYGFSLWNYLKFIRDEILIVLGTSSSESVLPRMMNKMERYGCSKSVVGLVIPTGYSFNLDGTSIYLSMAVVFLAQVFGVDLTIGQQITIILVLMLTSKGAAGVTGSGFIVLASTLAALKVIPLEGLALLLGVDRFMSEGRAIVNLIGNGIATMIVAKSENEFDEVKHAEAVSDMKVLKETKEAV